In Agromyces archimandritae, one genomic interval encodes:
- a CDS encoding NAD-dependent epimerase/dehydratase family protein, whose protein sequence is MRILVTGSAGRLGRSTALGLAAAGHQVTGADRASAGLPGIDERLADLADDTAVAELLAATRPQAIVHLAAIAVPFSAPERRIFAVNTAIAHTVFEAAAAAGVERVLAASSPTVLGYGIADWHPHTLPLDETHPVAPANAYAASKLAIEELARMFARTTPTAFGVFRPCYVITPEEWAGAPTQQGHTIAERLADPALAAVSLFNYVDARDAADFAAAWVAAPVDAVDGETFFVGAADALAVRPVAELRVEFAPELGPAADALTGTAPVFSPAKAAARLGWRPRRSWRDEHVGGGDPASTAPPAAPPPASTAPAGRVGARRRIETLPGTPAASTPAAANPAPQPAPTESSLA, encoded by the coding sequence ATGCGGATACTCGTCACCGGATCGGCCGGGCGCCTCGGCCGCAGCACGGCGCTCGGCCTCGCCGCAGCCGGCCACCAGGTCACCGGCGCCGACCGCGCATCCGCCGGCCTGCCCGGCATCGACGAACGCCTCGCCGACCTCGCCGACGACACCGCCGTCGCCGAACTGCTCGCCGCAACCCGGCCCCAGGCGATCGTTCACCTCGCCGCGATCGCCGTTCCGTTCAGCGCCCCCGAACGCCGCATCTTCGCCGTCAACACCGCCATCGCCCACACCGTCTTCGAGGCCGCCGCCGCCGCCGGCGTCGAACGGGTGCTCGCCGCCAGCAGCCCCACCGTGCTCGGCTACGGCATCGCCGACTGGCATCCGCACACCCTCCCCCTCGACGAAACCCACCCCGTCGCCCCCGCCAACGCCTACGCCGCCTCCAAACTCGCGATCGAAGAACTCGCCCGCATGTTCGCGCGCACCACCCCCACCGCGTTCGGCGTGTTCCGCCCCTGCTACGTCATCACACCCGAAGAATGGGCCGGCGCCCCCACCCAGCAGGGCCACACCATCGCCGAACGCCTCGCCGACCCCGCGCTCGCAGCCGTCAGCCTCTTCAACTACGTCGACGCCCGCGACGCCGCCGACTTCGCCGCTGCCTGGGTCGCAGCACCCGTGGACGCCGTGGACGGCGAGACCTTCTTCGTCGGCGCCGCCGACGCGCTCGCCGTGCGGCCGGTCGCCGAGCTCCGAGTCGAATTCGCCCCCGAGCTCGGGCCCGCGGCCGACGCGCTCACCGGCACCGCCCCCGTGTTCAGCCCGGCGAAGGCGGCCGCCCGACTCGGATGGCGGCCGCGCCGCAGCTGGCGCGACGAGCATGTCGGCGGGGGCGACCCGGCATCCACCGCTCCCCCTGCCGCACCGCCCCCGGCATCCACCGCACCCGCCGGTCGAGTAGGCGCGCGGCGCCGTATCGAGACCCTGCCCGGCACCCCCGCGGCATCCACACCCGCCGCCGCGAACCCCGCACCCCAACCCGCTCCGACCGAATCGAGCCTCGCATGA
- a CDS encoding Gfo/Idh/MocA family protein, with amino-acid sequence MNGVSGRMGYRQHLVRSILAIREQGGVLLGDGETRVQLEPLLVGRSEAKLADIAARHGLEHYTSDLDAALSDERWAIYADFQVTRARAGAIRRAIAAGKAIYTEKPIAESFDESLELARLARDAGVKNGVVHDKLYLPGLLKLRRLIDSGFFGRILSVRGEFGYWVFEGDWQRAQRPSWNYRAEDGGGIVVDMFPHWNYVLENLFGRVESVYARAVTEIPERVDEAGRPYAATADDAAYAVFELAGGITAQLNSSWTTRVNRDELVEFQVDGTHGSAVVGLHGCRIQPRNATPKPVWNPDLADAHDYAADWIESPGNDDFANGFKTQWEEFIRHVVEDAPHRYDFLAGARGVLLAEAGLRSSAEGRRVELPLVTGADAATHTSVDAAAPVDARAHPTGRATASTGASAPAPEGAR; translated from the coding sequence ATGAACGGCGTCTCCGGGCGCATGGGCTACCGGCAGCACCTCGTGCGCTCGATCCTCGCGATCCGCGAGCAGGGCGGCGTGCTCCTCGGCGACGGCGAGACCCGCGTGCAGCTCGAACCGCTGCTCGTCGGCCGCAGCGAAGCCAAGCTCGCCGACATCGCCGCACGGCACGGGCTCGAGCACTACACGAGCGACCTCGACGCGGCCCTCTCCGACGAGCGGTGGGCGATCTACGCAGACTTCCAGGTCACGCGGGCGCGGGCCGGCGCGATCCGCCGGGCGATCGCCGCCGGCAAGGCGATCTACACCGAGAAGCCGATCGCCGAGTCGTTCGACGAGTCGCTCGAGCTCGCCCGCCTCGCCCGCGACGCCGGGGTGAAGAACGGCGTCGTGCACGACAAGCTGTACCTCCCGGGGCTGCTGAAGCTGCGCCGACTGATCGACAGCGGGTTCTTCGGGCGGATCCTGAGCGTGCGCGGCGAGTTCGGCTACTGGGTGTTCGAGGGCGACTGGCAGCGGGCCCAGCGGCCCAGCTGGAACTACCGCGCCGAAGACGGCGGCGGCATCGTCGTCGACATGTTCCCGCACTGGAACTACGTGCTCGAGAACCTCTTCGGCCGCGTCGAGTCGGTCTACGCCCGCGCCGTGACCGAGATCCCCGAGCGCGTCGACGAGGCCGGCCGGCCGTATGCGGCGACGGCCGACGACGCCGCCTACGCGGTCTTCGAGCTGGCCGGCGGCATCACCGCGCAGCTCAATTCGAGCTGGACGACGCGGGTGAACCGCGACGAGCTCGTCGAGTTCCAGGTCGACGGCACGCACGGTTCGGCCGTCGTCGGCCTGCACGGCTGCAGGATCCAGCCGCGCAACGCCACCCCGAAACCCGTGTGGAACCCCGACCTCGCCGACGCGCACGACTATGCCGCCGACTGGATCGAATCCCCCGGCAACGACGACTTCGCAAACGGGTTCAAGACGCAGTGGGAGGAGTTCATCCGCCACGTCGTCGAAGACGCCCCGCACCGCTACGACTTCCTCGCCGGCGCGCGCGGGGTGCTGCTCGCCGAGGCGGGGCTGCGTTCCTCGGCCGAGGGCCGGCGGGTCGAGCTGCCGCTCGTCACGGGTGCGGATGCCGCGACGCACACCTCGGTGGATGCCGCGGCGCCGGTGGATGCCCGGGCGCACCCGACCGGCCGAGCCACGGCATCCACCGGCGCATCCGCCCCCGCACCCGAGGGCGCCCGATGA
- a CDS encoding mandelate racemase/muconate lactonizing enzyme family protein → MTAPIRRLDTRLFRAPLGRPWGPGVDRLAFISVEVEDDAGSVGRGLSWTPTIGAEAVQALLDHDIRAWAIGRPADAGALWHPLWRHLHEAGGGGITTIAMAGLDLALWDLDAGRAGRPMVEHLGRAHQRVRAYGSGINRHYSFDELVAQAERWVDAGFDAVKMKVGLPELADDIRRVAAVREIIGPDRALMIDANQLWSVDDAVRAVNELAVFDLNWVEEPLRADDLAGHIRLREAIDVPIAVGENLHTRYRFGEFLDAGVADVVQPNVVRVGGITPFLQIAALADEHGATVAPHLLTELSAQLALARTADTPVEAPEGASFDELGVIDGMPPVVVEHGWARDTGQAGLGIRLVDAAAPVF, encoded by the coding sequence ATGACCGCACCGATCCGCCGGCTCGACACCCGCCTGTTCCGTGCCCCGCTCGGCCGCCCGTGGGGGCCGGGGGTCGACCGGCTCGCGTTCATCTCGGTCGAGGTCGAAGACGACGCCGGCTCCGTCGGCCGCGGCCTGTCATGGACGCCGACGATCGGCGCCGAGGCGGTGCAGGCCCTGCTCGACCACGACATCAGGGCGTGGGCGATCGGGCGGCCGGCGGATGCCGGCGCGCTCTGGCATCCACTGTGGCGACACCTGCACGAAGCCGGCGGCGGCGGCATCACGACCATCGCGATGGCCGGGCTCGACCTCGCCCTCTGGGATCTCGATGCGGGCCGTGCCGGCCGGCCGATGGTCGAGCATCTCGGCCGCGCGCATCAGCGCGTGCGCGCCTACGGAAGCGGCATCAACCGGCACTACTCTTTCGACGAGCTCGTCGCGCAGGCCGAACGGTGGGTGGATGCCGGATTCGACGCCGTGAAGATGAAGGTCGGCCTGCCCGAACTCGCCGACGACATCCGCCGCGTCGCCGCCGTGCGCGAGATCATCGGCCCCGACCGGGCGCTCATGATCGACGCGAACCAGCTGTGGAGCGTCGACGACGCCGTGCGCGCGGTGAACGAACTCGCCGTGTTCGACCTGAACTGGGTCGAGGAGCCGCTGCGCGCCGACGACCTCGCCGGGCACATCCGCCTGCGCGAGGCGATCGACGTGCCGATCGCCGTCGGCGAGAACCTGCACACCCGGTACCGATTCGGGGAGTTCCTGGACGCCGGCGTCGCCGATGTCGTGCAGCCGAACGTCGTGCGGGTCGGCGGCATCACCCCGTTCCTGCAGATCGCCGCCCTCGCCGACGAGCACGGGGCGACCGTGGCGCCGCACCTGCTGACCGAGCTCAGCGCCCAGCTCGCGCTCGCCCGCACCGCCGACACGCCCGTCGAGGCGCCCGAGGGCGCGTCGTTCGACGAGCTCGGCGTGATCGACGGAATGCCCCCGGTCGTCGTCGAGCACGGTTGGGCGCGCGACACCGGGCAGGCCGGACTCGGCATCCGGCTCGTGGATGCCGCCGCTCCGGTGTTCTGA
- a CDS encoding LacI family DNA-binding transcriptional regulator encodes MGRRSASTTIAEVAEHAGVSQATVSRVMNGRFVGEPAVAERVRASAAELGYVPSPLARSLALGRTRTIAFVVPDLANPAFQAVLAGLTKAAAHDGYRVLVADSAESPGDEAGLAAEVRRRCDSIVLCAPRMPDDELAALAPSLHPLVVINRPTAPIDAPLLSIDYRSGIQALARQLHGLGHRHLAYLEGPPGSASNAHRLAGLAEFEREAGDVRLERMPGGVHAEDGLAAARAVLDTGATAALAFNDLVAIGLVNGLAEAGTNVPGDISVTGFDDIPFSRFTAPSLTTASVPHGELGTESWRRLHALIEGETPGHNLMFQPRLELRESTAAPRA; translated from the coding sequence GTGGGCAGACGATCAGCCTCCACCACGATCGCGGAGGTCGCCGAGCACGCCGGCGTCTCGCAGGCGACCGTCTCGCGCGTCATGAACGGCCGATTCGTGGGCGAGCCCGCCGTCGCCGAGCGCGTCAGGGCATCCGCCGCCGAACTCGGCTACGTGCCCAGCCCCCTGGCCAGAAGCCTCGCGCTCGGCCGCACCCGCACCATCGCCTTCGTCGTGCCCGACCTCGCGAACCCCGCCTTCCAGGCCGTGCTCGCCGGCCTCACGAAAGCCGCCGCGCACGACGGATACCGGGTGCTCGTCGCCGACTCCGCCGAATCCCCCGGCGACGAAGCCGGACTCGCCGCCGAAGTACGCCGCCGCTGCGACTCGATCGTGCTCTGCGCACCGCGCATGCCCGACGACGAACTCGCCGCCCTCGCGCCCTCGCTGCACCCGCTCGTCGTCATCAACCGCCCCACCGCCCCCATCGACGCGCCGCTGCTCTCCATCGACTACCGCTCCGGCATCCAGGCCCTCGCCCGGCAACTGCACGGCCTCGGCCACCGGCACCTCGCCTACCTCGAAGGCCCGCCGGGCAGCGCCTCGAACGCCCACCGCCTCGCCGGCCTCGCCGAGTTCGAACGCGAAGCCGGCGATGTGCGCCTCGAGCGGATGCCGGGAGGCGTCCACGCCGAAGACGGCCTCGCCGCGGCCCGCGCCGTGCTCGACACCGGTGCCACCGCCGCCCTCGCCTTCAACGACCTCGTCGCCATCGGGCTCGTCAACGGACTGGCCGAAGCCGGCACGAACGTGCCGGGCGACATCTCCGTGACCGGATTCGACGACATCCCCTTCTCGCGCTTCACCGCCCCGTCGCTCACGACCGCATCCGTCCCGCACGGCGAACTCGGCACGGAATCCTGGCGACGCCTGCACGCCCTCATCGAGGGCGAGACGCCCGGGCACAACCTCATGTTCCAGCCGCGGCTCGAACTGCGCGAGTCGACGGCGGCGCCGCGCGCGTAG
- a CDS encoding sugar phosphate isomerase/epimerase family protein: protein MSTHPRLSMNVATLRHAPFAESLAVMTGAGYEAAGLWREPVAAIGLAEAAARFADSGLRLSTLCRQGFFTMPESPERRASIDENRRAIDETATLAAAGADGSRAVLVLVAGGLPGGSRDLPGARARVADALAELAPHAAGAGVTLAVEPLHPMYASDRAVVSTLAQALDLAAPFPADVVGVTVDTFHIWWDPEARAQIARAGREGRIASFQVCDWATPLPADVLLGRHYPGDGVIDIGALTTAAVDAGYSGDIEVEIFNEAVWASPWSEVARRTAEAFEASVAPRLAAAVG from the coding sequence ATGAGCACCCACCCGCGCCTGTCGATGAACGTCGCCACCCTTCGTCACGCACCGTTCGCCGAATCGCTGGCCGTCATGACCGGCGCCGGCTACGAGGCGGCCGGCCTGTGGCGCGAACCCGTCGCCGCGATCGGCCTCGCCGAGGCCGCCGCACGCTTCGCCGACTCCGGGCTGCGCCTGTCGACCCTCTGCCGGCAGGGCTTCTTCACGATGCCCGAGAGCCCCGAACGCCGCGCATCCATCGACGAGAACCGGCGCGCCATCGACGAAACGGCCACGCTCGCTGCCGCCGGCGCAGACGGATCCCGCGCCGTGCTCGTGCTCGTCGCCGGCGGCCTGCCCGGCGGATCCCGCGACCTGCCCGGGGCCCGCGCCCGCGTCGCGGACGCCCTCGCCGAGCTCGCCCCGCACGCGGCCGGCGCCGGGGTCACGCTCGCCGTCGAACCGCTGCACCCGATGTACGCCTCCGACCGTGCCGTCGTCTCGACGCTCGCGCAGGCGCTCGACCTGGCCGCGCCGTTCCCGGCAGACGTCGTCGGCGTCACGGTCGACACCTTCCACATCTGGTGGGACCCGGAGGCGCGGGCGCAGATCGCACGCGCCGGTCGCGAGGGCCGCATCGCGAGTTTCCAGGTGTGCGACTGGGCCACCCCGCTGCCGGCGGACGTGCTGCTCGGCCGCCACTACCCGGGCGACGGCGTGATCGACATCGGGGCGCTGACGACGGCCGCGGTGGATGCCGGATACTCCGGCGACATCGAGGTCGAGATCTTCAACGAGGCGGTCTGGGCTTCGCCCTGGTCCGAGGTCGCACGCCGCACCGCCGAGGCCTTCGAGGCGTCGGTCGCGCCGCGGCTCGCGGCGGCTGTGGGCTGA
- a CDS encoding LacI family DNA-binding transcriptional regulator, whose translation MSETEPARTAATLHDVAREAGVSLATASRSLNGSTRKVNDEYRQRVLAAAARLNYTTNLSAQAVARGATTTVALLVADIADPYFSSIASGVIAAADEANLIVTMAATDRDPDRELDLVRQLRGQRPRVMILSASRPADDPTADALVAELAAYERSGGHVVIISRNELGFRTVPLDNRGGAEALARTLVGLGYRRFAAVTGDEGLRGADDRLEGFRAGLAGAGGGAAGVPAGADASVDAGASAGADASRASADAGADASGADAGAALPDSRIARAAFTRDGGYAAMQELLGRGLGGAELVFAANDVMAVGALAAIRDAGLAPGRDLAVAGFDDIPTVRDVTPPLTTVRVPLEELGRRALRLALGEDSAGGVTGGADSAGGTAGAADSARPEREADPGPALEVIVRDSTPPLASPRP comes from the coding sequence ATGAGCGAGACGGAACCCGCACGCACCGCCGCCACCCTGCACGACGTCGCCCGCGAGGCCGGCGTGTCGCTCGCGACCGCATCGCGCTCGCTGAACGGCAGTACTCGCAAGGTCAACGACGAATACCGGCAGCGGGTGCTCGCCGCCGCCGCCCGCCTGAACTACACGACGAACCTCTCGGCGCAGGCCGTCGCGCGCGGGGCGACGACGACGGTCGCGCTGCTCGTCGCCGACATCGCCGACCCCTACTTCTCGTCCATCGCCTCGGGTGTCATCGCCGCCGCCGACGAGGCGAACCTCATCGTCACGATGGCCGCGACCGACCGCGACCCCGACCGCGAACTCGATCTCGTCCGGCAGCTGCGCGGGCAGCGGCCGCGCGTCATGATCCTCTCCGCCTCCCGGCCGGCCGACGACCCCACCGCCGACGCACTCGTCGCCGAACTGGCGGCATACGAGCGTTCCGGCGGGCACGTCGTCATCATCAGCCGGAACGAGCTCGGCTTCCGCACGGTTCCGCTCGACAACCGCGGCGGCGCCGAAGCCCTCGCCCGCACCCTCGTCGGCCTCGGCTACCGTCGGTTCGCCGCCGTCACCGGCGATGAGGGGTTGCGCGGCGCCGACGACCGGCTCGAGGGGTTCCGGGCCGGGCTCGCCGGGGCGGGCGGCGGGGCGGCGGGCGTGCCGGCGGGTGCGGATGCCTCGGTCGATGCCGGAGCGTCGGCGGGTGCGGATGCCTCGCGCGCGTCGGCGGATGCCGGAGCGGATGCCTCGGGTGCGGATGCCGGGGCCGCCCTGCCCGACTCGCGCATCGCGCGGGCCGCGTTCACCCGCGACGGCGGGTACGCCGCGATGCAGGAGCTGCTCGGGCGGGGGCTCGGCGGCGCCGAGCTCGTCTTCGCCGCGAACGACGTCATGGCGGTCGGTGCGCTCGCCGCGATCCGGGATGCCGGGCTCGCCCCCGGCCGCGACCTCGCCGTCGCCGGATTCGACGACATCCCCACCGTCCGCGATGTCACCCCGCCGCTCACGACGGTGCGCGTTCCCCTCGAGGAGCTCGGTCGGCGCGCACTGCGTCTCGCGCTCGGTGAAGACTCCGCCGGCGGCGTAACGGGCGGCGCCGATTCCGCTGGCGGCACAGCGGGCGCCGCCGATTCCGCCCGACCGGAGCGCGAGGCAGATCCCGGCCCTGCCCTCGAGGTCATCGTCCGCGACAGCACCCCGCCCCTTGCCTCGCCCCGCCCCTGA
- a CDS encoding DUF993 family protein, whose product MTALTLLDADGARRTAELREAPVFARPRHPLTSRTAFAAAHVVPKAHADNTPGRPADIDWDATLAFRHHIWSWGLGVADAMDTAQRNMGLDPAATRELIARSAAEAASAGGRLVVGVNTDHLDEQRPGLDTIVDAYTEQLHHAEDAGAGVVLMASRHLARAAASADDYRRVYDAVLARASAPVILHWLGPAFDPELAGYFGSADTAEAAGTLLGIIAGRPERVAGVKMSLLDADAEVSVRRRMPGPSRMFTGDDFHYVDLIAGDGHGHSDALLGAFAALAPNASAAIRALDAGDEAGFRAVLGPTEALSQHVFAAPTFHYKTGIAFLAWLNGHQPAFQLVGGLHTARSLPHLSRIVELANGAGALERPELAAARWHALLAVNGIEARVDAGAAPAAPGRPAASAARPEPRPAASAAEPDPQPAAAPEEARA is encoded by the coding sequence ATGACCGCGCTCACCCTGCTCGACGCCGACGGCGCCCGTCGTACGGCGGAGCTTCGCGAAGCACCCGTGTTCGCCCGCCCGCGGCATCCGCTCACGAGCCGCACGGCGTTCGCCGCCGCCCACGTCGTGCCGAAGGCGCACGCCGACAACACGCCCGGCCGGCCGGCCGACATCGACTGGGACGCGACGCTCGCGTTCCGCCACCACATCTGGTCGTGGGGCCTCGGCGTCGCCGACGCCATGGACACCGCCCAGCGCAATATGGGCCTCGACCCCGCCGCCACCCGCGAGCTCATCGCGCGCAGCGCCGCCGAGGCCGCATCCGCCGGCGGCCGCCTCGTCGTCGGCGTCAACACCGACCACCTCGACGAGCAGCGCCCCGGCCTCGACACGATCGTCGACGCCTACACCGAGCAGCTGCACCACGCCGAAGACGCCGGGGCCGGCGTCGTGCTCATGGCGAGCCGGCATCTCGCGCGCGCCGCGGCATCCGCCGACGACTACCGCCGCGTCTACGACGCCGTGCTGGCCCGCGCCTCGGCGCCCGTCATCCTGCACTGGCTGGGGCCGGCGTTCGACCCCGAGCTCGCCGGATACTTCGGATCGGCCGACACCGCCGAGGCCGCGGGCACCCTGCTCGGCATCATCGCCGGCCGGCCGGAGCGGGTCGCGGGCGTCAAGATGAGCCTGCTCGACGCCGACGCCGAGGTCTCGGTGCGGCGGCGGATGCCGGGGCCCTCCCGCATGTTCACGGGCGACGACTTCCACTACGTCGATCTCATCGCCGGCGACGGGCACGGGCATTCGGACGCCCTGCTCGGCGCCTTCGCGGCCCTCGCGCCGAACGCCTCGGCGGCGATCCGGGCCCTCGACGCGGGCGACGAAGCCGGCTTCCGGGCCGTGCTCGGGCCCACCGAGGCCCTCTCGCAGCACGTGTTCGCCGCGCCGACGTTCCACTACAAGACGGGCATCGCCTTCCTCGCCTGGCTGAACGGGCACCAGCCGGCGTTCCAGCTCGTCGGCGGGCTCCATACGGCACGCAGCCTGCCGCATCTGTCGCGCATCGTGGAGCTCGCGAACGGGGCCGGCGCCCTCGAACGACCCGAACTGGCCGCGGCCCGCTGGCATGCCCTGCTCGCGGTGAACGGCATCGAGGCGCGAGTGGATGCCGGTGCGGCGCCCGCCGCGCCCGGGCGCCCCGCGGCATCCGCCGCACGGCCCGAACCGCGGCCCGCAGCATCCGCCGCCGAACCCGACCCGCAGCCCGCGGCCGCACCCGAGGAGGCCCGAGCATGA
- a CDS encoding ISL3 family transposase codes for MLHLTSGRVDARPAADPCDRCDLLLGLDGVHVEHVDRRDGLLTVTVSSPPGPAGCPSCGVIATGRGRRRRVLRDVPGADRVRLVWRQRVFRCEDTDCGRKTFMEQLPSLVAPRGSITARAVVWAIGQLRREHATVQGLARQLDTSWKTLWRAVEPELEQLAADESRFDGVSTLGVDEHIWHHVDPACAARKELTGMVDLTRDEHGKTHARLLDLVPGRSGRVYKAWLDQRGEDFRRNVKVAALDPFAGYKAAIDDKLHDAIAVLDAFHVVKLATAAVDEVRRRVQQDTLGHRGRKGDPLYGIQTILRAGAEHLTDKQRARLVAAINADPAHEEVFIAWQCAQQLRAAYHAKDLAQGRRIAVTVVDTFHTCPIPEIARLGRTLRRWRDAFLAYFTTGRSSNGGTEAVNGIIELHRRLARGFRNRHNYRLRMLLAAGGLTP; via the coding sequence GTGCTTCACCTTACTTCGGGGCGCGTTGACGCGCGTCCGGCTGCTGATCCCTGTGACCGTTGTGACCTGCTGCTGGGCCTGGACGGGGTCCACGTCGAGCATGTCGATCGCCGTGACGGCCTGCTGACGGTCACGGTCTCCAGCCCGCCGGGACCTGCCGGGTGCCCATCGTGCGGGGTGATCGCGACCGGTCGTGGCCGCCGACGCCGGGTGCTGCGGGACGTGCCTGGCGCTGACCGGGTGCGCCTGGTATGGCGGCAACGCGTCTTCCGCTGCGAGGACACCGACTGCGGCCGGAAGACGTTCATGGAACAGCTCCCGTCGTTGGTCGCCCCACGCGGATCGATCACGGCCCGTGCCGTGGTCTGGGCGATCGGGCAGTTGCGTCGCGAACACGCCACCGTCCAAGGCTTGGCTCGTCAGCTCGACACGTCGTGGAAGACGCTCTGGCGGGCCGTCGAACCCGAACTCGAGCAGCTTGCCGCCGACGAGTCCCGGTTCGACGGGGTCAGCACCCTCGGTGTCGATGAACACATCTGGCACCACGTCGATCCCGCATGCGCGGCCCGGAAGGAGTTGACCGGGATGGTCGACCTGACCCGCGACGAGCACGGCAAGACGCACGCCAGGCTGCTGGACCTCGTGCCCGGCCGTTCCGGGCGCGTCTACAAGGCCTGGCTGGACCAACGCGGCGAGGACTTCCGTCGGAACGTGAAAGTGGCCGCCTTGGATCCCTTCGCCGGCTACAAGGCCGCCATCGACGACAAGCTCCACGACGCGATCGCCGTGCTGGACGCGTTCCACGTTGTGAAGCTCGCTACCGCCGCCGTCGACGAGGTCCGCCGCCGGGTCCAACAGGACACCCTCGGCCATCGCGGCCGGAAGGGCGACCCGCTCTACGGGATCCAGACCATCCTCCGCGCCGGGGCCGAGCACCTCACCGACAAGCAACGAGCACGTCTGGTCGCCGCGATCAACGCCGACCCCGCCCACGAGGAAGTCTTCATCGCCTGGCAGTGTGCACAGCAACTCCGCGCCGCCTACCACGCGAAGGATCTGGCCCAAGGACGACGGATCGCCGTCACCGTCGTCGACACGTTCCACACCTGCCCGATCCCCGAGATCGCCCGCTTGGGCCGCACCCTGAGACGGTGGCGCGACGCGTTCCTGGCCTACTTCACCACCGGCCGCTCATCCAACGGCGGCACCGAGGCCGTGAACGGCATCATCGAACTCCACCGCCGCCTCGCCAGAGGCTTCCGCAACCGCCACAACTACCGCCTCCGCATGCTCCTCGCCGCCGGCGGCCTCACCCCATGA
- a CDS encoding Gfo/Idh/MocA family protein encodes MTTRYALVGAGHRARMYLDAIAGPHADVAELVAWADPNPGRLDWSEAALGGRRPPARFAPEALADAVRRHRIDRVIVTAPDHAHAGLVAAALDAGADAIVEKPLTTSEAGVREIADAAERTGRDVVVTFNYRYSPRNSALKRVIASGEIGEVTSVHFEWVLDTAHGADYFRRWHREKQNSGGLLIHKSSHHFDLVNWWLGDTPARVFASGGLRFYGADNARRRGLGARPERGSVDSPLRDAFSLDLREDPQLRGLYYEQEHHDGYLRDRDVFDEGITIEDNLALIVDYGRGASMSYSLNAHAPWEGYTVAVNGTAGRAELSVVERGAVAARGPAVDPSAKPEARADAGGAVRPAGTRLVVQRHFEEAWLVPIPTGSGAHGGGDAVMLRELFVGAGDDPLGRAAGWRDGVRSVAVGLAGNRSLETGRAVAVADLDLGTAVPSARRAG; translated from the coding sequence ATGACCACCCGATACGCCCTCGTCGGCGCCGGACACCGAGCCCGCATGTACCTCGACGCCATCGCCGGCCCGCACGCCGACGTCGCCGAACTCGTCGCCTGGGCCGACCCGAACCCCGGCCGGCTCGACTGGTCCGAGGCGGCCCTGGGCGGCCGGCGCCCGCCGGCCCGCTTCGCCCCCGAAGCCCTCGCCGACGCCGTCCGGCGGCACCGCATCGACCGCGTCATCGTCACCGCCCCCGACCACGCCCACGCCGGCCTCGTCGCCGCCGCCCTCGACGCCGGCGCCGACGCGATCGTCGAGAAGCCCCTCACCACGAGCGAGGCCGGCGTGCGCGAGATCGCGGACGCCGCCGAACGCACCGGCCGCGACGTCGTCGTCACCTTCAACTACCGGTACTCGCCCCGCAACTCTGCGCTGAAGCGCGTCATCGCCTCCGGAGAGATCGGCGAGGTCACCTCGGTGCACTTCGAATGGGTGCTCGACACTGCGCACGGCGCCGACTACTTCCGCCGCTGGCACCGTGAGAAGCAGAACTCCGGCGGCCTCCTGATCCACAAGTCGTCGCACCATTTCGACCTCGTCAACTGGTGGCTGGGCGACACGCCCGCGCGGGTCTTCGCGAGCGGCGGGCTGCGCTTCTACGGCGCCGACAACGCCCGCCGCCGCGGCCTCGGCGCCCGGCCGGAACGCGGATCCGTCGACTCGCCGCTGCGCGACGCCTTCAGCCTCGACCTGCGCGAGGACCCGCAGCTGCGCGGCCTCTACTACGAGCAGGAGCACCACGACGGATACCTGCGCGATCGCGACGTCTTCGACGAGGGCATCACGATCGAAGACAACCTCGCGCTCATCGTCGACTACGGGCGCGGCGCGAGCATGTCGTACTCCCTGAACGCGCATGCCCCGTGGGAGGGCTATACCGTCGCCGTCAACGGCACCGCCGGCCGCGCCGAGCTCTCGGTCGTCGAACGCGGGGCGGTCGCCGCGCGCGGGCCCGCCGTCGACCCGAGCGCGAAGCCCGAGGCGCGAGCGGATGCCGGCGGCGCCGTGCGACCGGCCGGCACCCGCCTCGTCGTGCAGCGCCACTTCGAGGAGGCCTGGCTCGTGCCGATCCCGACGGGTTCCGGCGCGCACGGCGGCGGGGATGCGGTCATGCTGCGCGAGCTCTTCGTCGGCGCCGGCGACGACCCGCTCGGCCGTGCCGCCGGCTGGCGCGACGGCGTGCGCTCGGTCGCGGTCGGCCTCGCCGGCAACCGTTCGCTCGAGACCGGCCGGGCGGTGGCCGTCGCCGACTTGGATCTCGGCACGGCGGTGCCGAGCGCCCGGCGCGCGGGCTGA